The window AGGGTAAAGCAGGTCCATGCCCTGCATGCGCAGTTGCACATCTCGGGCAAACTGGGAGGGGGTGGTGTGGGTCAAACTGCGGAACTCCCGGCTGAAATGCGCCTGATCGGCGTAACCCAGCTCGAAAGCCAACTCTGTGAGGCTGATGTGCGGATCGGTCCACAGGCGGTTGTGGGCTTCCTCAAACCGGATGATTCTGGAGAGCCACTTGGGGGTGAGGCCCACCACCTCCTGAAACTGCCGTTCAAGGTGACGCACCGAAACCCCTTGCTGCTCGGCCAGTTCATGGACTCTGGCCTGACCCCGCATCTGGTAGAGGCTCAGGGCAGCCTGAATCCCTGCATGGCGGTCGATGTCCCGCAAAGTCAGGCGGCGCAGCAACCAGTCCTCGATGGCTTCCAGTGCACCAAAATCATCGTTGTGGTGAATCCGGTCCATGACCTGCCGGGCCAGTTCTTGCAGAGCCGCGTGCAGGGGTTTGAAAAGGACGTTCTGGATGTCCTCACCAGAGTGCATCAGTTCCTTGGCAGTCCAGGGGTAAAGCTCCACCCCCACCAGACGGGTGAGGCCCCTTGAAACGAAGCGCACTGGTTCCTTCTGAAATCCCAGCATGTACATGTTCGGCAGTGGCTTCAGGAGATGACCAGACTGCAGGTCAGGCAGGTAAGCCTCGCCCTGATAAAAACACAAGCGCACCAGACGCTCTGGAAAAAACCGGTGTTGCTCGGTCTGGGAGGTGTGCAATTCCTCCATGGTCCAGTAGCTGCGCACCCGGTTTTCCAGCACAGGATGGGGTGCATACTCCCGGTGCTTCTGAGGGTAAAGGGGGGTGTGCATGTCTGCATTGAACGGATGGTTTTCAGACAGAGCAACAGGGGTGGGCATCAAGGAATGGTCCTGACCATACACTTATAGATAGCATGTTCATGGGGTGCGTGATGCAAATGGAACCTCAAACTTTGTGAAATTCTCCCTCTGGTGGTGCAATTCTGCCCTGAGTTTTAAAGCATTTGACAGAGAAATAAGAGGTTGATGCTTGAGGTCGTGTTGTTTGAAACAGAAGGATTCAAAAGAATCCTTCTGTTTCACTGTTAAACGCAGTAATCCAAAAAACACTCTGGTGGAATCTGCAGCGTCCGTGCCCATCCAGCCTAAGCCAATTGACAGTGCTGCAAGGGAAACGGATTCCCTATACTGCCCCAAAGAGGACACCCATGGAAACTTTACCCCACCACCATTCTCGCCTCGCCAGACAAGCCCTTGAAGCCCTGCAAACCTTGCCCACCCCAGAGGCGTGGAGGGTGTCCCTGCTGGTCGAAACACCCGGAGTGTCTCTGGAACGCTTCGACCTTTCCACCTCTTCCGAAGAGGGGTTCTGGCGCAGGGTGTGGTGGGACCGGACCGGTGACACGGAACGCATGGAAGCATACCACCACACCCTCGAAGGCATTGAAAAGCTGAGGGAAAAGCACAAACCCCGCCTCTGGGACATCGCCCTCCATGAAGAGAACGGCACAACCCCGATTGAAGTTGCCCAGCCTCTTCTTGAAAGCACAACCCATTTGCCAGAGGGCCTCATAAAAGAGGTGACGGCAGAAGGCATCCGCATGACCCTGACTTTGCACTCAGGTGGCACATTCTGCTGGTTGCAAGGGAACCAACCCTCACTGGACCAGTGGGCAACCCATTTTCAAAGTCTGGTTCAAGAGGCCGTGATGGGAGGCACCCTGAATGCTTCGATCTCAAACACCGGGGTGTGCTTTCAGGTGGATGATGTTGAGCCTGCCACGGTGCTGCTGCAACACCAACCTTTGCACAATCAACTCGCACGTCAACTGAAAGTGGAACTCCTGTGCAGCAGTTTTGATGACCAACAGCAGGTCCTCCCCACCTCAGGAAACCACGCCCTGATTGAAGCCGTGCATCAAGCGTTCAGCCAGCATTACCCCCTCACTTTGTCTCCCGACATCCTCTGGCTCACCCTCAGTCAGGGGGCCGCACTGCACATCCAGAACCACGCAGAGGAACTCCGGCACCTTTTCGTGGACCACTCTGGCAAGAGGGAACTCACGGTCACCATTTCGCAGAAAACGCCTCAGGGCTGGCAACATGCCGTGCAGGCGTGGACGGAACAAATCCGTGGGCATGTCGGAGATGCCACCGCAGACGTGTTCGAGTGCAGTTTCTCCACCTCCACCGAAATCAGCCGTACCGCCAGTCAAATCGTGATGATGGACGGCTTCAGGGAATACTTCGATTACACTGCAATTTGCATCTGTGGCATCCCAGAAATCCACCTCACTGGAAGTGTGGAAGATTGGGTGAAACTCAAACAGAAAGTCCTGCGCTTGGACCACTGGGGCCTCTCCTGGTGGACCCGCCACCTGCTGCCCCTGTGCGATCAGTGGATCCTGACGGCCAGAGGGCGACCCAATCAGGGATTCTGGCGCAACATGTACAAACCCGAGCGGTTTTACGGACCGGAAAAAATCACCGGCTGGTTGAAACTGCTCTTCCCTTACCTTCAAAACCTGCAAAACCCGGACCAATACACCCACAAAAATCCCTGTCTGGAAGGGACTTTCCAGGGGTTTGCTACAGGGTCAACCCTCTCTCCGAAGGACGTTCCAGATGGGATATCCCGTGTGCCCTTCAAACTCAGAGAATTGCACCAAGAGCAAACCTTGCAGTTGCTTGCAGGATGTTTGGGCGTCACGCAAGACAGCAAAACCCTCCACATCGAGCCCTTCATCGGCTGGGCGATGTCCCACCTGTCTCCTCTGGCACGCGGAAACAGCGCACAGGGCCTGAAACGCACCATGGACTTACAAGTGCTCAGGACGCTCGGGGTGCACCCATCGGTGCTCGAAGGGATGGGATGGCTGGAAGACGTGACCGTCATCGGGTCAAGGACAGAATGGTTTTTCCTTCTGGGAGACTTTCAGGACTGCGGCGGGTGGGTGGAAGTCGGGAAGGGCAAACAAGGGAGGATTTTGCTGCACAAATCCACGGGTCAAGTGAAACTCGCCAACCCTGAAGGGGAGGTGTTTGAGCTCAACCAGAGCCTGATGCATTTTCAACGCTGTGTGATGGTGCTGGAAGAGGATTTCTTTGATGTGCGTCTACCTGAAGAAACCTCCGTCCACTGGAAATCCCACTCAAGCCGGATCGGTGATTTCCTCAAGAACAGCGACCCCACCGCCTTCGAAAACCCGAGCTCATTCTGGAATGGCGTTCTGGAACGCATTGCACAGGGGAAAATCTGAGGCCAGAAGCAAGCCTTTGCAACTCAACAAACAGTGTTATCTTGAGGTCACCCTCTGCCACCTCGTCCGCACAGGTCCAATAACTCTGGTCCTGTTGCTGAGTCCATGAACAAAAGGGTCTTTTTCTGAGGTGGGTCAAATTCTGCGTTGGGGGGTGATGGGTTCCCATTCGGCTGCTTTTCGCAAACTCAAGCCCACCTCAGCCACGAAAAATGCTGAGGTGGGCCATGGTCTCTCAAATGGGCTTACTGGCGCAGGCGGTCCGTCCTTGTGGCAGATGCAGCGCCAGAGTGCGTCCTTGGCCATGTCCACGCTGCACGCAGGATGAATGTCAGGAGCAGCACCTCAAGTCCGATGGAGATGCCGTAGAAGGGGGCCCACTCCCAGGTCTCCCCCACCGCGTTGAACACCGAGTAAGGAATGAGCAGTGCTGCAACGATGAGGTTCGTGGCGCGGTTCACCCGAGCGGACAACGCCATGGAAAGCCACACCATCATGGCCGGGATCGACACGGACCCGAGGAAAATGGTCAACAGTGTCGAACTGATGTCGAATTCCCAGACGCGGCCCTCCAGAATGCCTTGGATCACACCGGGCTTGTAGAAATTCAAAACGTCAACGTAAATGTAAAGCAACATGAAACTGGTCCACGCGGCCGCGATTTTGGCCTGCACAGGAATCTCTGGGTTCTGAAAATGGCTGTTGCTGGGGATGTGTCTTGTCATGCGCTGCTCCTTTGTTGGGTGGACTGGTCCGCAAGGTGGTGGCACACCTTGAATCTGCCAACCCCTTATCTCTGCTGAATCAAGTGTGACCTTCAAGCTTCAAGATGCTTTCGGGAAAAATCCAAGATTTCTTCAAGGGAATGCGTGGATCAAAAATCCCACCAGAGAAACACCCTCTTGTGCTTCTGTCCCATGCTTTTCAACCGCCAAGATTTCTTGAAGGTTTCTTGAAACCCTCTTGCAGGAAGCAAATATACTGGAAACTGTGAATGCAAACCCTCTGGTTTTGATTGTC of the Deinococcus misasensis DSM 22328 genome contains:
- a CDS encoding DUF4419 domain-containing protein, which encodes METLPHHHSRLARQALEALQTLPTPEAWRVSLLVETPGVSLERFDLSTSSEEGFWRRVWWDRTGDTERMEAYHHTLEGIEKLREKHKPRLWDIALHEENGTTPIEVAQPLLESTTHLPEGLIKEVTAEGIRMTLTLHSGGTFCWLQGNQPSLDQWATHFQSLVQEAVMGGTLNASISNTGVCFQVDDVEPATVLLQHQPLHNQLARQLKVELLCSSFDDQQQVLPTSGNHALIEAVHQAFSQHYPLTLSPDILWLTLSQGAALHIQNHAEELRHLFVDHSGKRELTVTISQKTPQGWQHAVQAWTEQIRGHVGDATADVFECSFSTSTEISRTASQIVMMDGFREYFDYTAICICGIPEIHLTGSVEDWVKLKQKVLRLDHWGLSWWTRHLLPLCDQWILTARGRPNQGFWRNMYKPERFYGPEKITGWLKLLFPYLQNLQNPDQYTHKNPCLEGTFQGFATGSTLSPKDVPDGISRVPFKLRELHQEQTLQLLAGCLGVTQDSKTLHIEPFIGWAMSHLSPLARGNSAQGLKRTMDLQVLRTLGVHPSVLEGMGWLEDVTVIGSRTEWFFLLGDFQDCGGWVEVGKGKQGRILLHKSTGQVKLANPEGEVFELNQSLMHFQRCVMVLEEDFFDVRLPEETSVHWKSHSSRIGDFLKNSDPTAFENPSSFWNGVLERIAQGKI
- a CDS encoding AraC family transcriptional regulator; amino-acid sequence: MPTPVALSENHPFNADMHTPLYPQKHREYAPHPVLENRVRSYWTMEELHTSQTEQHRFFPERLVRLCFYQGEAYLPDLQSGHLLKPLPNMYMLGFQKEPVRFVSRGLTRLVGVELYPWTAKELMHSGEDIQNVLFKPLHAALQELARQVMDRIHHNDDFGALEAIEDWLLRRLTLRDIDRHAGIQAALSLYQMRGQARVHELAEQQGVSVRHLERQFQEVVGLTPKWLSRIIRFEEAHNRLWTDPHISLTELAFELGYADQAHFSREFRSLTHTTPSQFARDVQLRMQGMDLLYPQLQTPSAK
- a CDS encoding DUF6326 family protein, with protein sequence MTRHIPSNSHFQNPEIPVQAKIAAAWTSFMLLYIYVDVLNFYKPGVIQGILEGRVWEFDISSTLLTIFLGSVSIPAMMVWLSMALSARVNRATNLIVAALLIPYSVFNAVGETWEWAPFYGISIGLEVLLLTFILRAAWTWPRTHSGAASATRTDRLRQ